The proteins below come from a single Mya arenaria isolate MELC-2E11 chromosome 8, ASM2691426v1 genomic window:
- the LOC128243586 gene encoding putative defense protein Hdd11, with protein MKFATFIAVLAGISCCHGYSLGPPLEACGDMFPTGHGFQASTDASPFSFNLTKNTYSPGERIEVYLNTSQEMYGDYFMEGVLIQMRPVTCEVKSIGTFSVPDQDEFLKPFSCFGRDGSALRHYSHLHIYNRTFSWTAPSQSSGHLYIRATIARNQEKFWTNVYSEYILDESISASANLTHDCPTAGAVGVAVSNILAGFTVVLTLILL; from the exons ATGAAGTTTGCAACATTTATCGCTGTCCTCGCTGGCATATCATGTTGCCATGGCTACAGTTTGGGCCCTCCACTGGAGGCATGTGGTGACATGTTTCCAACGGGTCACGGTTTTCAAGCGAGCACTGATGCTTCCCCGTTCAGCTTCAATTTGACTAAGAATACATACAGCCCAGGAGAAAGAATTGAAG TGTATCTGAACACATCGCAAGAGATGTATGGGGACTACTTTATGGAAGGCGTTTTGATACAAATGAGGCCTGTGACGTGTGAAGTGAAATCCATTGGTACTTTTTCTGTACCAGACCAGGACGAGTTTTTAAAGCCTTTTAGCTGTTTTGGCAGAGATGGG AGTGCCCTTCGTCACTATTCACACCTTCACATCTACAACCGCACATTTAGCTGGACCGCACCAAGCCAGTCTAGTGGTCACCTCTATATCAG GGCGACCATTGCTCGAAATCAGGAAAAATTTTGGACGAATGTGTACTCGGAATATATTCTTGACGAGAGTATCAGTGCTTCAGCGAACCTTACCCATGATTGCCCAACAGCCGGCGCCGTGGGGGTAGCAGTCTCCAATATTCTAGCTGGGTTCACCGTTGTTCTCACCCTTATTCTGCTATAA